A window from Pseudomonas sp. MRSN 12121 encodes these proteins:
- a CDS encoding ABC-type transport auxiliary lipoprotein family protein, whose protein sequence is MVTYKLPDYHIAQAESTPRAVPGPGALRVYAPESSRVLDSERLFIAQPDGRLSAWQGVRWADPAPVLLRDRIVEAFMRDGRSTSVITDSTPMSADMELRSTLRAFQLEYRGTEAIAAVRVRLDVQLVDPAKRTAIASRRFEAIQATGSKREADVVSAFGVATDVLAGQIVEWAVQVGAARLRVAPESASNHAPTASAISTD, encoded by the coding sequence ATGGTCACCTACAAACTGCCCGACTATCACATCGCCCAGGCGGAGAGTACGCCACGCGCCGTTCCTGGACCTGGGGCGCTGCGCGTCTACGCCCCTGAGAGTAGTCGCGTCCTGGATTCGGAGCGGCTTTTCATTGCGCAGCCCGATGGTCGCTTGTCGGCTTGGCAAGGAGTGCGTTGGGCCGACCCCGCACCGGTGCTGCTACGCGACCGAATCGTCGAAGCCTTCATGCGCGATGGGCGGTCGACTTCGGTGATTACCGATAGCACGCCAATGAGCGCCGATATGGAGTTGCGCAGTACGCTACGGGCGTTCCAGCTCGAATACCGCGGCACTGAAGCGATCGCCGCGGTTCGGGTTCGGCTCGATGTGCAACTGGTCGATCCGGCCAAACGGACTGCTATTGCCAGTAGACGCTTCGAAGCAATCCAAGCTACAGGCAGCAAGCGAGAGGCAGATGTGGTGAGCGCGTTCGGTGTCGCGACGGACGTGTTGGCCGGGCAGATCGTTGAATGGGCAGTTCAGGTCGGGGCAGCGCGTTTGCGAGTTGCACCGGAATCGGCAAGCAACCATGCACCCACAGCGTCGGCGATAAGCACAGACTAG
- a CDS encoding relaxase/mobilization nuclease and DUF3363 domain-containing protein — translation MTDRRDDDFRVRPGAPKNRGKGQGQSFVSKVLKRAGKASGGKSAVRRPVAGGSGQHAGQRPGSRLGRGHTAARFAGAKLTPMSRRVTVKTLLVNQRNASPQSLAKHLRYIERDGAGRDGEPGRAYGPQTDHADLDAFKERCQDDRHHFRFIVSPEDGAELDDLRTYTRHLMNRMEADLGTRLDWVAVDHWNTDNPHTHLIVRGRDDTGRDLVIAGDYIAHGFRHRAAELATEWLGPRTELEIQQTWQREVKQERWTSLDRTLQREVGEDDRVRIERFNEPTLQRQRLLLIGRLQRLQRLGLADEVQPSTWAIHADAEKTLRALGERGDIIRTMQRAMSGQPRELAVFEPADDGRTLVGRVAAKGLADELHDRGYLVIDGVDGKAHYVALNARDELASYPTGAVVEVRGSAEVRAADKNIAALASDGLYRTDHHLAIEQGRAKPGRDPQEVVAAHVRRLEALRRAGIVERVAEGLWKVPDDLSERGRQYDAQRLGGVAVDLKSHLPIERQARVIGATWLDQQLIGGGRGLGDLGFGGDAKQALQQRADFLEEQGLAQRRGQRVILSRNLLETLRNRELAQAAQHIAADSGLEHRHVTDGQRVAGIYRRSVILASGRYALLDDGMGFSLVPWRPIIEPRLGQQIAATVRGGGVSWEVGRQRGPGIG, via the coding sequence ATGACCGACCGCCGCGACGACGATTTCCGGGTGCGCCCTGGCGCGCCGAAGAACCGAGGCAAAGGCCAGGGCCAGAGCTTCGTTTCCAAGGTGCTCAAGCGGGCTGGCAAAGCCAGCGGCGGCAAGTCGGCGGTGCGCCGTCCTGTCGCTGGCGGGAGCGGCCAGCACGCGGGCCAGCGGCCCGGCTCACGGCTTGGGCGCGGCCATACGGCAGCGCGCTTCGCAGGTGCAAAGCTGACACCCATGTCACGGCGCGTGACCGTCAAGACGCTGCTGGTCAACCAGCGCAACGCCAGCCCGCAGTCGCTCGCCAAGCACCTGCGCTACATCGAGCGCGACGGTGCCGGCCGGGACGGCGAGCCGGGCCGTGCCTACGGGCCGCAGACCGACCATGCCGACCTCGATGCCTTCAAGGAACGCTGCCAGGACGACCGACACCATTTCCGTTTCATTGTTTCCCCGGAAGACGGAGCCGAGCTGGACGACCTGCGCACCTACACCCGGCACCTGATGAACCGCATGGAGGCCGACCTGGGAACGCGGCTGGATTGGGTGGCGGTCGATCACTGGAACACCGACAACCCGCACACGCACCTGATCGTGCGCGGACGCGACGATACCGGCAGAGACCTCGTCATCGCGGGCGACTACATCGCCCACGGCTTCCGCCATCGCGCCGCCGAGCTGGCGACGGAATGGCTGGGGCCGCGCACCGAACTGGAGATCCAGCAGACCTGGCAGCGCGAGGTGAAGCAAGAGCGGTGGACGAGCCTCGACCGCACGTTGCAGCGCGAGGTCGGCGAGGATGACCGGGTGCGGATCGAACGCTTCAACGAACCGACGTTGCAACGCCAGCGCCTGCTACTGATCGGCCGGCTGCAACGCTTGCAGCGGCTCGGCCTGGCCGACGAGGTGCAGCCCAGCACCTGGGCCATCCATGCCGACGCTGAGAAGACCCTGCGTGCCCTGGGCGAGCGTGGCGACATCATCCGCACCATGCAGCGCGCCATGAGCGGCCAGCCGCGCGAGCTGGCGGTATTCGAGCCGGCCGACGACGGCCGTACCCTCGTCGGCCGCGTGGCCGCCAAGGGGCTGGCCGACGAGCTGCACGACCGCGGCTATCTGGTCATCGACGGCGTGGACGGCAAGGCCCACTACGTCGCTTTGAACGCCCGCGACGAACTGGCGAGCTACCCCACCGGCGCGGTGGTGGAGGTGCGTGGTTCCGCCGAGGTACGGGCGGCGGACAAGAACATCGCCGCACTGGCGAGCGATGGCCTGTACCGTACCGATCATCACCTGGCGATCGAGCAAGGCCGAGCCAAGCCCGGCCGCGACCCGCAGGAAGTCGTCGCGGCCCACGTCCGACGGCTGGAAGCCCTGCGCCGGGCCGGCATCGTGGAGCGCGTGGCGGAAGGGCTATGGAAAGTGCCGGACGACCTATCCGAGCGTGGGCGCCAGTACGATGCGCAGCGACTGGGCGGCGTGGCCGTGGACCTGAAATCTCACCTGCCGATCGAGCGGCAGGCCCGCGTGATCGGCGCCACCTGGCTCGACCAGCAACTGATCGGCGGCGGCCGGGGATTGGGCGACCTGGGCTTTGGTGGCGATGCCAAGCAAGCCTTGCAGCAGCGCGCCGACTTCCTCGAAGAACAGGGGCTGGCCCAGCGGCGTGGGCAGCGGGTGATTCTCTCCCGGAATCTGCTGGAAACGCTGCGCAATCGGGAGCTGGCGCAGGCCGCCCAGCACATTGCCGCCGATAGTGGGTTGGAGCATCGGCACGTCACAGACGGGCAGCGCGTAGCCGGCATCTACCGGCGCTCGGTCATTCTCGCCAGCGGTCGCTATGCGCTGCTCGATGACGGCATGGGGTTCAGTCTGGTGCCTTGGCGGCCGATAATCGAGCCACGACTGGGGCAGCAGATCGCCGCGACTGTACGCGGCGGCGGTGTGTCATGGGAGGTTGGACGGCAACGAGGTCCTGGGATTGGATAG
- a CDS encoding AlpA family transcriptional regulator produces the protein MRPAPSRPAAAAVTATSQPQRYLTNDEAADYLRLSPRTLEKQRVIGGGPKFRKFGRRVMYAVSDLDAWADQRSYEATSDPEYAERHAGDYRDGR, from the coding sequence ATGCGACCTGCTCCCTCGCGGCCTGCCGCCGCTGCCGTCACTGCGACCTCGCAGCCTCAACGCTACCTGACAAACGACGAAGCCGCCGACTACCTGCGGCTGTCGCCGCGCACGCTGGAGAAGCAGCGGGTGATCGGCGGCGGCCCCAAGTTCCGCAAGTTCGGCCGCCGCGTCATGTACGCGGTGTCCGACCTCGATGCCTGGGCCGACCAGCGCAGCTACGAGGCCACGTCCGATCCCGAATACGCCGAGCGCCACGCGGGCGACTACCGTGATGGCCGCTGA
- a CDS encoding replication initiator protein A, which produces MSSPPGQALPQREQLDLFRALPGDMAPRDSQDLMAFPFFSLAKSRRTAPIDFRSGNVTIRVEGTQEHGIATIWDADVLIWAASQIVEARDAGLRPSRWIRATPYEILRFIGRGTSLNDYQRLKAALDRLQSTTVATSIRETTGRRLHRFSWINEWKELADASGTPLGIELILPDWFYAGVLDAALVLTIDPAYFRLKGGIERWLYRLVRKHGGRQEHGWQFDFRHLYRKSGSAARFSDFAYDVRALVARQSLPGYVLGIERMPDDNTELLTFRPVPHAARG; this is translated from the coding sequence ATGTCCAGCCCGCCAGGGCAAGCCTTGCCGCAGCGCGAACAGCTCGATCTGTTCCGAGCGCTGCCGGGCGACATGGCGCCACGCGATTCCCAGGACTTGATGGCCTTTCCGTTCTTCTCGCTTGCCAAGTCGCGGCGCACGGCGCCGATCGACTTCCGCAGCGGGAACGTCACCATTCGCGTGGAAGGCACGCAGGAGCACGGCATCGCAACGATATGGGATGCCGACGTGCTGATATGGGCCGCCTCGCAGATCGTGGAGGCGCGCGACGCGGGCCTGCGCCCGTCGCGCTGGATACGCGCCACGCCTTACGAGATTTTGCGCTTCATCGGGCGCGGCACGTCCCTCAACGACTACCAGCGCCTGAAGGCCGCCCTCGACCGGCTGCAATCGACCACGGTGGCCACGTCCATCCGCGAAACCACGGGAAGGCGCTTGCATCGCTTCTCGTGGATCAACGAGTGGAAGGAACTCGCCGACGCCAGCGGCACCCCGCTGGGCATCGAGCTGATCTTGCCGGACTGGTTCTATGCCGGCGTGCTCGACGCCGCCCTGGTGCTGACCATCGACCCGGCCTATTTCCGCTTGAAAGGCGGTATCGAACGCTGGCTGTACCGCCTGGTGCGCAAGCATGGCGGGCGGCAGGAGCACGGCTGGCAATTCGACTTCCGACACCTGTACCGCAAATCCGGCAGCGCGGCCCGCTTCTCGGACTTCGCCTACGACGTGCGCGCCCTGGTGGCGCGGCAGTCGTTGCCCGGCTACGTCCTCGGCATCGAGCGGATGCCGGACGACAACACCGAGCTGCTGACCTTCCGGCCCGTGCCGCACGCGGCACGGGGATAA
- a CDS encoding ABC transporter permease, whose amino-acid sequence MSNASQAWLRQDAMVGGDHKWLAGGDWTIEHYASLAKSVSAARISHAEGYATPLLDWTQVQRLDTAGAALLVEILGPDSILDRPEAAPNLSPDRLALMKALAAAATAQQKTDKAAVSGNPLLRGLGRIGLTVEQGCRACLGLAGFVGQIIETWSRTVRHPRRWRTTSVIAQIQRSAVDAIPIVALLSFMVGMVVAFLGATVLANFGASIFSVHLVAFSFMREFGVLLPAILIAGRTASAYTAQIGSMKANEEIDALRSNALDPIELLVLPRVLALLVSLPLLTLVGILAGIVGGATVCALSLEIPPAQFLAIVQEKIEVRHFLVGMSKSPLFAVMIAAIGCHEGFKVAGSAESVGDHTTSSVVQSIFMVILIDAIAALFFMEMGW is encoded by the coding sequence ATGAGCAACGCTTCACAGGCTTGGCTCCGGCAGGATGCCATGGTCGGCGGTGATCACAAATGGCTGGCGGGTGGCGACTGGACGATAGAGCACTACGCCAGTCTGGCAAAATCCGTGTCCGCCGCCCGCATCAGCCATGCCGAGGGGTACGCCACTCCCTTGCTCGACTGGACGCAAGTCCAGAGACTGGACACCGCCGGCGCGGCTCTGCTGGTGGAAATTCTCGGGCCAGACTCGATACTCGACCGGCCGGAGGCAGCTCCAAATCTGTCCCCGGATCGCCTCGCCCTAATGAAAGCGCTTGCCGCCGCTGCTACCGCTCAGCAGAAGACGGACAAAGCAGCGGTGAGCGGGAATCCTCTGCTCCGCGGTCTGGGACGCATAGGCCTGACCGTGGAACAGGGCTGTCGTGCGTGTCTTGGTCTGGCCGGGTTCGTGGGTCAGATCATCGAAACATGGAGCCGTACCGTTCGTCACCCGCGTCGCTGGCGCACGACCTCGGTGATCGCTCAAATCCAGCGGTCAGCGGTGGACGCCATTCCCATCGTGGCGCTACTGAGCTTCATGGTAGGAATGGTGGTGGCGTTCCTGGGCGCAACGGTGCTGGCCAACTTCGGTGCGAGCATCTTCTCGGTGCATCTGGTCGCCTTCTCGTTCATGCGCGAGTTCGGAGTGCTGCTCCCGGCCATATTGATTGCAGGCCGTACCGCAAGCGCGTATACCGCCCAAATCGGTTCGATGAAGGCAAATGAAGAGATCGATGCGCTTCGCTCCAACGCGCTCGACCCCATCGAGTTGCTGGTGCTGCCACGCGTGCTGGCGCTTCTTGTGTCCTTGCCACTGCTCACATTAGTAGGCATCTTGGCTGGCATTGTGGGCGGCGCCACTGTATGCGCACTGAGCTTGGAGATTCCTCCTGCACAGTTCCTTGCCATCGTGCAGGAAAAAATCGAGGTGCGCCATTTTCTTGTCGGAATGAGCAAGTCCCCGCTCTTCGCGGTGATGATCGCCGCTATCGGCTGCCATGAAGGGTTCAAGGTCGCCGGTAGCGCTGAGTCGGTAGGCGACCACACGACTTCTAGTGTTGTGCAATCAATCTTCATGGTGATCCTGATCGATGCCATCGCTGCACTGTTCTTCATGGAGATGGGCTGGTGA
- the parA gene encoding ParA family partition ATPase has translation MIFAFLNQKGGVGKTTLATHIAGELAMRGLHVILLDADPQGSSLDWTQRRSQQGLPRLFSAVGLARETLHQEAPELARRADHIIIDGPPRIAALARSALLAAERVLIPVQPSPYDVWASAEMVALIREAQVFRPALRAAFVINRRVSTTIIGREARQSLAEQPLPALRSEIHQRIVFADSVAAGRLARETAPDSAAAREIAALTDELLRWPT, from the coding sequence ATGATCTTCGCGTTTCTCAACCAGAAAGGCGGCGTCGGCAAGACCACGCTCGCCACGCACATCGCCGGCGAACTGGCGATGCGCGGCCTGCATGTCATCCTGCTGGATGCCGACCCGCAGGGGTCATCGCTCGACTGGACGCAGCGGCGTAGCCAGCAGGGCCTGCCCCGTCTGTTCAGCGCCGTGGGCCTTGCCCGCGAAACGCTGCATCAGGAAGCGCCAGAACTCGCCAGGCGGGCCGATCACATCATCATCGACGGCCCGCCGCGCATCGCCGCCCTCGCGCGCTCCGCGCTGCTGGCGGCCGAGCGCGTGCTGATCCCCGTGCAGCCCAGCCCCTACGACGTATGGGCTTCTGCCGAGATGGTCGCACTGATCCGCGAAGCACAGGTGTTCCGGCCAGCGCTACGCGCGGCCTTCGTCATCAACCGGCGCGTCAGCACCACCATCATCGGCAGGGAGGCACGGCAATCGCTGGCCGAACAGCCGCTGCCCGCGCTGCGCTCGGAGATCCACCAGCGCATCGTCTTTGCCGACAGCGTAGCCGCTGGCCGGCTCGCCCGCGAAACCGCGCCCGACAGCGCCGCTGCCCGCGAGATCGCCGCGCTCACCGACGAACTGCTGCGGTGGCCGACATGA
- a CDS encoding multidrug efflux SMR transporter translates to MRFSIHPLIWKSWSIVIAAGVLGAGYPLGLRAITAGGPTRWVGLCVAVTCMAASGALLWLALKRIPISAASAAWAGIGLLGNLGIGALLLGDLASVTRWSGTALIAAGIACLSFV, encoded by the coding sequence ATGCGATTCAGCATCCATCCGCTGATCTGGAAATCCTGGTCGATTGTCATTGCCGCAGGGGTTCTAGGAGCGGGCTATCCATTGGGCCTGCGGGCCATCACGGCGGGCGGTCCGACGCGCTGGGTCGGCCTCTGTGTGGCAGTGACGTGCATGGCGGCCAGCGGCGCACTTTTGTGGCTCGCGCTCAAGCGGATTCCGATCAGCGCGGCCTCTGCAGCCTGGGCAGGAATCGGGCTACTTGGAAACTTGGGTATCGGCGCCCTCTTGCTAGGCGATCTCGCATCAGTGACGCGCTGGTCTGGCACCGCCCTCATCGCAGCAGGCATTGCCTGTCTTAGTTTCGTTTGA
- a CDS encoding S26 family signal peptidase: MTTISTTGPVPHPRSRLRTRLVLAGFATVGLAALAWAAFVQPLPRMAYNPSDSVAVGWYRIEPFDPRTASRPRPLSVDSIVLVPLPDRAAMLAAQRSYLPTRVPLLKRVGAVAPQHVCIVAGQVRIDGVPVAAALPADRQGRPLPSLQLCRRLEPGELFLLSVTNPASFDSRYFGPVSASTAIGVAHPIWLETRP, translated from the coding sequence ATGACCACGATTTCCACGACCGGCCCCGTGCCGCATCCTCGCTCGCGCCTGCGCACTCGCCTCGTGCTGGCAGGCTTCGCCACCGTCGGCCTCGCTGCGCTGGCCTGGGCTGCGTTCGTGCAGCCCCTGCCGCGAATGGCCTACAACCCGTCCGACAGCGTGGCGGTCGGTTGGTATCGCATCGAACCGTTCGACCCGCGCACCGCCTCGCGGCCACGTCCGCTGTCCGTGGACAGCATCGTGCTGGTGCCGCTGCCCGACAGGGCCGCCATGCTGGCTGCGCAGCGCAGTTACCTACCGACCCGCGTTCCGCTGCTCAAACGTGTGGGCGCAGTCGCGCCACAACACGTCTGCATCGTCGCCGGCCAGGTTCGCATCGACGGCGTGCCGGTGGCCGCCGCCCTGCCTGCCGACCGGCAGGGCCGACCGCTGCCATCCTTGCAGCTTTGCCGCCGTCTCGAACCGGGCGAACTGTTCCTCTTGAGCGTGACCAACCCAGCGTCGTTCGACAGCCGCTATTTCGGGCCGGTCAGTGCATCCACCGCGATCGGCGTTGCGCATCCGATCTGGCTGGAGACACGTCCATGA
- a CDS encoding DUF2285 domain-containing protein, translating into MTDRSSQHWYPTAAYLYTLHLDGPALAWEYLRRNASYRRDWLRRRRKPDAAQAWGLRLLEDPGLDARDAHPAWFPDHDGVVQLYPDADPPPDAHTFEFWRIPGRKQLTHDGKRLVLVSHWPGCCVRLALAPDLEDGSAYLYATRACATPCARYRTLAAKLDALSAATVAAPVATARSRPTPAALLELHTLQALDATLAGASLREVAEGLFGADAVAADWHKDSALRARVRRLVRRGDELMHGGYRRLAQLPMFPSH; encoded by the coding sequence ATGACTGACCGCAGCAGCCAACACTGGTATCCCACGGCCGCGTATCTCTACACGCTGCACCTCGATGGCCCAGCGCTGGCTTGGGAGTATTTGCGCAGGAATGCAAGCTACCGGCGCGACTGGCTACGCCGGCGTCGCAAGCCAGATGCGGCGCAGGCCTGGGGCCTGCGCCTGCTGGAAGATCCCGGCCTGGATGCGCGCGATGCACATCCTGCTTGGTTCCCCGATCACGACGGCGTGGTGCAGCTATACCCCGACGCCGACCCACCACCCGATGCGCATACCTTCGAGTTCTGGCGCATTCCTGGGCGCAAGCAACTGACCCACGACGGCAAGCGCCTGGTGCTTGTATCGCATTGGCCAGGCTGCTGCGTTCGGCTCGCACTCGCACCCGACCTAGAAGATGGCTCGGCCTATCTCTACGCCACACGCGCCTGCGCCACGCCCTGTGCGCGCTACCGCACGCTCGCTGCGAAGCTGGATGCGCTATCTGCCGCAACCGTGGCCGCGCCTGTGGCAACAGCCCGCTCTCGCCCCACGCCCGCCGCGCTGCTGGAACTGCATACCTTGCAAGCGCTCGACGCGACCCTCGCGGGAGCCTCTTTGCGCGAAGTGGCCGAAGGTCTGTTCGGCGCGGATGCCGTCGCGGCCGACTGGCACAAAGACAGTGCATTGCGTGCCCGCGTGCGGCGGCTGGTACGCCGCGGCGATGAGCTGATGCACGGCGGCTACCGCCGACTAGCGCAGCTTCCAATGTTCCCGTCGCATTAG
- a CDS encoding MlaD family protein — protein sequence MEPRAHHVFIGLFVVLLGAIGIGFALWLSDTRSDHDYQYYRIMFDEPVTGLTPGSQVQYSGITIGEVVALSLSPPDPRRAIARVRINATIPVRQDTRAELVITGITGNAVIELSDGGPNVPLLDRKEDEEPLILAPRSAMASLVSGEGNSMTTLNGILLRTQELLSKENLALVHRSLVNLEQTTGAVADQRAEIATLISNLTEASRESTAAVRQANSTLRDANLLLNNDGKQIMVNTRDATASLERAAFRVETLLQNNQESLNQGMAATGPAMHELQQALANLNTVLRRLDRNPAQYLLGGENIEETKP from the coding sequence ATGGAGCCACGTGCCCATCATGTATTCATTGGTCTGTTCGTCGTGCTGCTCGGTGCGATTGGTATCGGCTTCGCGCTCTGGCTCAGCGACACACGTTCCGACCACGATTACCAGTATTACCGGATCATGTTCGATGAGCCAGTGACCGGGCTTACGCCCGGCAGCCAGGTTCAGTACAGCGGAATCACGATTGGCGAAGTCGTTGCACTTTCTCTTTCGCCGCCTGACCCAAGGCGGGCGATAGCGCGCGTGCGTATCAATGCCACCATCCCGGTCCGGCAGGATACCCGCGCTGAATTGGTCATCACGGGAATTACCGGCAACGCGGTGATCGAGTTGAGCGACGGTGGGCCAAACGTGCCATTGCTGGATCGGAAAGAGGACGAGGAACCGTTGATCCTCGCGCCACGTTCGGCGATGGCATCCCTGGTCTCCGGCGAGGGTAACAGCATGACGACACTCAACGGCATCTTGCTGCGCACGCAGGAGTTACTGTCGAAGGAGAATTTGGCTCTTGTGCACCGCAGTCTAGTGAATCTCGAACAGACTACGGGCGCGGTCGCTGACCAGAGGGCCGAGATCGCGACGTTAATCAGCAATCTGACCGAAGCAAGCAGAGAATCGACAGCTGCCGTGCGCCAAGCAAATAGCACTCTTCGCGATGCCAACCTGCTACTAAATAACGATGGTAAGCAAATCATGGTGAACACGCGTGATGCAACGGCATCCCTCGAACGCGCCGCTTTCAGGGTTGAGACGCTACTGCAAAACAATCAGGAATCGCTGAACCAAGGCATGGCCGCCACAGGCCCTGCCATGCACGAACTCCAGCAGGCGCTGGCCAATCTAAACACCGTGCTGCGCCGACTGGATCGCAATCCGGCGCAATACCTGCTCGGTGGAGAGAACATTGAGGAAACCAAGCCGTGA
- a CDS encoding DUF2840 domain-containing protein has product MNASASTAHTPKASAPTAAPPPAPSTLAGQAGNVPLTRVALTYIEPRFKLYLRFGEPARTLQLDRWRRCAVFLPNAVLCRIRWQANDYGTIRWQLMVMQTATPLDAVQRIPGVQPGARLLLHAEGDANVRAVLERIDDIEALGIAAADTSPAYWRTLANRLAARSALPTYTTERHAAWLAGRALP; this is encoded by the coding sequence GTGAACGCATCCGCTTCGACCGCCCACACCCCCAAAGCAAGTGCGCCCACGGCTGCACCGCCGCCGGCGCCTTCGACACTCGCCGGCCAGGCCGGCAACGTGCCGCTGACGCGCGTGGCGCTGACCTACATCGAACCCCGCTTCAAGCTCTACCTGCGCTTCGGCGAACCGGCGCGCACGCTCCAGCTCGACCGCTGGCGGCGCTGCGCCGTGTTCCTGCCGAACGCGGTTCTGTGCCGCATCCGTTGGCAGGCCAACGACTACGGCACGATCCGCTGGCAGCTCATGGTGATGCAGACCGCCACGCCGCTGGACGCCGTGCAACGCATCCCCGGCGTGCAGCCGGGCGCGCGTCTGCTGTTGCACGCCGAAGGCGATGCCAACGTTCGCGCCGTGCTGGAACGCATCGACGACATCGAGGCGCTGGGCATCGCAGCCGCAGACACATCGCCCGCGTACTGGCGCACGCTCGCGAACCGGCTCGCAGCGCGCTCGGCGTTACCCACATACACCACAGAACGGCACGCCGCCTGGCTGGCAGGGAGGGCATTGCCATGA
- a CDS encoding ABC transporter ATP-binding protein: MRHAIEVRGLDNRFGTQQVHQDLDLDVRRGEILGVVGGSGTGKSVLLRSIVGLQKPHSGVVRIGGRDLLRAQWLARARMERRFGILFQKGALYSSLTVLENVALPLIEHVGLARPLAERLARSKLGLVGLPAGAGDKYPASLSGGMVKRAALARALALDANILFLDEPTAGLDPIGAASFDQLILTLRNALGLTVFLVTHDLDTLYTICDRVAVLANQKVLINDGIEAVERFKHPWIQEYFHGPRGRAAAQATGASSQETQP; encoded by the coding sequence GTGCGACACGCTATTGAAGTGCGCGGCCTAGACAACAGGTTTGGAACCCAGCAGGTCCATCAGGACCTGGACCTGGACGTGCGACGCGGGGAAATCCTTGGCGTGGTGGGAGGATCAGGCACCGGGAAATCCGTGCTCTTGCGTAGCATCGTCGGGCTGCAGAAGCCGCATTCGGGCGTGGTCCGTATCGGGGGGCGCGACCTACTGCGAGCCCAATGGCTTGCACGCGCGCGTATGGAGCGAAGGTTCGGCATTCTGTTCCAGAAGGGCGCGTTGTATTCATCGCTGACCGTCTTGGAGAACGTCGCTCTTCCTTTAATCGAGCATGTCGGTCTGGCGCGGCCTCTTGCCGAGCGTTTGGCAAGAAGCAAGCTGGGCTTGGTGGGGTTGCCTGCCGGAGCGGGAGACAAATATCCGGCCTCGTTGTCCGGAGGCATGGTGAAACGAGCAGCACTGGCGAGAGCCTTGGCGCTTGATGCGAACATCCTGTTTCTTGACGAACCCACCGCAGGACTGGATCCAATCGGGGCTGCATCTTTCGACCAATTGATTCTGACCCTGCGCAATGCACTGGGTCTCACGGTGTTTCTGGTAACCCACGACCTCGATACGCTGTACACCATATGCGACCGTGTCGCGGTCCTGGCGAACCAGAAGGTACTCATCAACGACGGCATCGAGGCAGTCGAGCGATTCAAGCACCCGTGGATACAGGAATACTTTCACGGCCCCCGTGGCCGTGCGGCCGCACAGGCCACTGGTGCTTCCAGCCAAGAGACGCAGCCATGA
- a CDS encoding DUF3313 family protein gives MKSKTALIRGGIFFCVAAALSGCATNSMTRSGFLGDYEKLSPTRYENVLMYRAAGFEPKRYAAVVVEDAQIKTASGRIDGLDDAQQREVLDHVTSELKRQEGKSPATPGGTGQVRVRVAVTELQTPNRAVNAMTTLLVGPVTTGGASLEFEAVDVSTGRRVAAASCFERGNVIKEFAGSYTLLGHAKAAITNCIERIDSAWRDTQP, from the coding sequence ATGAAGAGCAAAACTGCATTGATCCGCGGCGGCATTTTTTTTTGCGTAGCAGCCGCGCTCTCTGGATGCGCGACCAACAGCATGACGCGCTCCGGATTTCTCGGCGACTACGAGAAGTTATCGCCGACACGATACGAGAACGTACTGATGTACCGCGCAGCGGGATTCGAGCCCAAGCGTTATGCCGCTGTCGTGGTGGAAGATGCGCAGATCAAGACCGCCTCGGGTCGCATCGATGGGCTCGATGACGCGCAGCAGCGTGAAGTGCTAGACCATGTGACGAGCGAACTGAAACGCCAGGAAGGCAAAAGTCCCGCCACCCCAGGTGGCACGGGACAGGTTCGGGTGCGTGTAGCGGTCACCGAACTGCAGACACCGAATCGGGCAGTCAATGCAATGACGACCCTGCTGGTTGGACCCGTGACGACGGGCGGTGCCAGCCTAGAGTTCGAAGCAGTCGATGTAAGTACGGGACGACGCGTTGCTGCCGCCAGTTGCTTCGAGCGCGGCAACGTCATTAAAGAGTTCGCCGGTTCGTACACATTGCTGGGTCATGCCAAAGCGGCGATCACGAACTGCATCGAGCGCATCGACAGCGCTTGGCGGGACACGCAGCCATGA